One Diospyros lotus cultivar Yz01 chromosome 1, ASM1463336v1, whole genome shotgun sequence genomic window carries:
- the LOC127808339 gene encoding ATP-dependent RNA helicase DEAH13: protein MEACLEDVVESGTLKLEQDLCSMKGGGDSNAIILPEKKRNRKKDKTQVHEQLQTKKSPKLSNSQKRKLKKIQEEKEKEVLLSKSIETLEKHRLSEDVYSLMWSSRNIGQVETVRERRRRAVQFSKAGLVMPQIDQPSNTAGSHLCEIEPNSDKSQSRQCVDEDDFYHVTLDREVLSKGSTSFESAIGSACSSESRAVAKSVATLLVNKVDEIMDAHMREDAQDSLCTLSDYDRIETDRAMDCADKSPKMHISTTSDRAVGHPQRVADAATVVHVSRPKDIEKNRKDLPIVMMEQEIMEAISENVTVILCGETGCGKTTQVPQFLYEAGFGSDKSCTRSGIIGVTQPRRVAVLATAKRVAFELGLHLGKEVGFQVRHDRRIGDSCSIKFMTDGILLREVQSDFLLRKYSIIILDEAHERSLNTDILIGMLSRVIQQRQIIYEEQQRDILSGKKISPENMVFALKLVLMSATLRVEDFVSGRRIFRDPPPVIEVPTRQYPVTIHFSKRTEIVDYIGHAYMKVLAIHKRLPPGGILVFVTGQREVEYLCRKLRNASKEIVEKGGRRNLDNDVSTSSGGNATEECDMKEINEAFEMHGNSHHDQTDRFTSYDEDHGDLDDESSDFSDDLGTESDLEEFKDDRGLLGCKTGFDSDHLEILGEDGSLASLKAAFDALSGKTTSNPGFHDKQLVSSTPNGRSQQFTTCPEEKKGGVNGLHVGAMCVLPLYAMLPASAQLRVFEEIKEGERLVVVATNVAETSLTIPGIKYVVDTGREKVKNYNLSNGMETYEVQWISKASAAQRAGRAGRTGPGHCYRLYSSAVFNNIFLDFSTAEISKIPVDGVVLLMKSMGIDKVSNFPFPTPPEATALIEAERCLKVLEALDGNGRLTPLGKAMAQYPMSPRHSRMLLTVIQIMKKVKNYARGNLVLGYTLATAAALSLSNPFVMRFEGSHADTGGLTLDNESGSIDSKKSTDKEEKMRRKKLKKSAKESRAKFSNPSSDALTIAYALQCFEVSGNPVEFCKDNALHLKTMEEMSKLRKQLLQLVLNQSFCGLQQEFSWTYGTMEDVEQAWRVSYNKCPLLMNEEELLGQAIFAGWADRVARRTRVSASEGDRRVSATRYQACMVKEPVFLHRWSSVSKSAPEFLVYSELLHTKRPYIHGATSVKSDWLVKYAGSLCSFSPPLTDPRPYYDPVADQVFCWVIPTFGPHLWQLPLHGAPIKDDIHRVAVFAFSLLEGQVLPCLRSVRRFMAASPGSILRPEASGHRRVGNLLNKLKTRLRIIDSCAALRETWNENPRDLHAEILDWFQEGFSDQFENLWLQMLHEVFLDPKERFPNRMKRKKRQT from the exons ATGGAGGCATGTCTAGAAGATGTGGTAGAATCTGGGACCTTGAAGCTTGAACAAGATTTATGCAG CATGAAAGGTGGGGGTGATAGCAATGCAATCATCTTAccagaaaagaagagaaatagaaagaaagataagaCTCAG GTGCACGAGCAGCTTCAGACAAAGAAAAGTCCAAAGTTGAGCAATTCCCAGAAGAGAAAGCTAAAGAAGATACAG gaggaaaaggagaaagaagtgCTCTTATCAAAAAGCATTGAAACCTTGGA gAAACACCGACTTTCTGAGGATGTATACTCACTGATGTGGTCTTCACGAAACATCGGTCAG GTTGAAACTGTGCGTGAAAGACGTAGAAGGGCAGTGCAGTTTTCCAAGGCAGGCTTAGTGATGCCCCAGATTGATCAACCTTCCAACACTGCAGGCAGTCATTTGTGTGAAATTGAACCTAATTCTGACAAAAGCCAGTCGAGGCAATGTGTTGATGAGGATGACTTTTATCATGTGACACTTGACAGAGAAGTCTTATCCAAAGGTTCTACTTCTTTTGAATCTGCCATTGGTTCTGCTTGTAGCAGTGAATCTAGGGCGGTTGCTAAATCTGTTGCAACATTGCTTGTTAACAAAGTGGATGAGATAATGGATGCTCACATGCGTGAAGATGCTCAAGATTCTTTGTGCACATTGTCAGACTATGATAGGATAGAGACTGACAGGGCAATG GACTGCGCAGATAAGAGCCCAAAAATGCATATCAGCACTACAAGCGATCGGGCAGTTGGCCATCCACAAAGAGTTGCAGATGCTGCAACTGTAGTGCATGTATCAAGACCAAAAGATATTGAGAAGAATAGGAAGGATCTTCCCATAGTCATGATGGAGCAGGAGATAATGGAAGCTATTAGTGAAAACGTTACTGTCATTCTATGTGGGGAAACTGGCTGTGGTAAGACCACTCAAGTTCCACAG TTTCTATACGAAGCGGGTTTTGGCTCGGACAAGTCCTGCACTCGGAGTGGCATAATTGGTGTTACTCAACCACGTCGTGTTGCAGTCCTTGCAACTGCCAAGAGGGTGGCATTTGAGCTCGGTCTTCATCTAGGCAAGGAGGTTGGCTTTCAAGTTAGGCATGACCGAAGGATTGGAGACAGTTGCTCTATCAAGTTCATGACTGATGGTATTTTGCTGCGAGAAGTGCAG aGTGATTTCTTATTAAGGAAATATTCAATCATAATTTTGGATGAGGCTCATGAGAGGAGCTTGAACACTGACATACTTATTGGAATGCTTTCCCGTGTTATACAACAGCGCCAG ATAATATACGAGGAGCAGCAGCGTGATATTCTTTCAGGGAAAAAAATCAGCCCTGAAAACATGGTCTTCGCTCTAAAACTGGTACTGATGAGTGCTACCTTAAGAGTTGAAGACTTTGTTTCTGGAAGGAGGATTTTTCGTGATCCACCACCTGTAATAGAAGTGCCAACTCGACAGTATCCTGTAACTATACACTTCTCTAAGCGAACAGAGATTGTGGACTATATTGGCCATGCCTATATGAAGGTCTTGGCAATTCACAAGAGATTGCCACCTGGTGGCATACTAGTCTTTGTCACAGGTCAGAGAGAAGTTGAATACCTGTGCCGGAAGCTGCGTAATGCCTCAAAGGAGATAGTTGAGAAGGGTGGGAGACGAAATCTGGACAATGATGTTTCTACATCATCTGGAGGGAATGCCACTGAGGAATGTGACATGAAGGAGATCAATGAAGCATTTGAGATGCATGGAAACTCACACCATGATCAAACTGATAGGTTTACTTCTTATGATGAAGATCATGGTGATTTAGATGATGAGTCGTCAGATTTTTCTGATGATTTGGGGACAGAGAGTGATCTCGAAGAATTCAAAGATGATAGGGGTTTACTGGGCTGTAAAACTGGGTTTGACTCTGATCATTTGGAAATCTTAGGGGAGGATGGGAGCCTTGCTTCACTAAAGGCTGCTTTTGATGCTTTATCTGGGAAAACTACCTCAAATCCTGGTTTTCATGATAAACAGCTCGTTTCTTCTACTCCAAATGGAAGGTCACAACAATTCACTACTTGCCCAGAGGAGAAGAAGGGTGGAGTAAATGGTCTACATGTTGGTGCAATGTGTGTTCTGCCGCTTTATGCCATGCTTCCTGCATCAGCACAGCTTCGTGTGTTTGAAGAGATTAAGGAAGGAGAACGCCTAGTTGTTGTTGCTACTAATGTGGCTGAAACCTCTTTAACTATACCAGGTATTAAGTATGTGGTTGATACTGGAAGAGAAAAAGTCAAGAACTATAACTTATCCAATGGCATGGAAACATATGAAGTCCAATGGATAAGCAAAGCATCTGCTGCTCAACGTGCAGGAAGAGCTGGAAGAACAGGGCCTGGCCATTGTTATCGCCTCTATTCTTCAGCAGTCTTTAACAACATTTTTCTTGACTTCTCTACTGCTGAGATATCAAAAATACCTGTTGATGGTGTTGTCCTCCTCATGAAATCCATGGGCATTGATAAG GTTTCAAATTTCCCATTTCCTACCCCTCCGGAGGCTACAGCATTGATTGAGGCAGAGCGTTGCTTAAAGGTGCTTGAAGCACTTGATGGCAATGGGAGATTGACACCCCTGGGAAAGGCTATGGCACAGTATCCCATGAGCCCTCGCCACTCTCGGATGCTCCTTACAGTTATCCAAATAatgaaaaaggtaaaaaattatGCACGTGGGAATCTTGTTTTGGGATACACACTGGCCACAGCTGCAGCATTGAGCTTGTCAAATCCTTTTGTAATGCGATTTGAGGGAAGTCATGCAGATACTGGTGGCTTGACGCTGGATAATGAGTCTGGCTCCATAGATAGCAAGAAAAGCACAGACAAGGAAGAAAAAATGAGGAGGAAAAAGCTAAAAAAATCTGCTAAAGAGTCTCGTGCAAAGTTTTCCAACCCCAGCAGTGATGCTTTGACCATAGCTTATGCTTTGCAGTGCTTTGAAGTTTCTGGAAACCCAGTTGAATTCTGCAAAGACAATGCATTGCACCTGAAAACCATGGAGGAAATGTCCAAGCTGAGGAAGCAGCTACTTCAACTAGTTTTGAACCAAAGTTTTTGTGGTCTTCAGCAGGAGTTCTCATGGACATACGGAACCATGGAGGATGTGGAACAGGCATGGAGGGTTTCCTACAATAAGTGTCCTCTGCTAATGAATGAGGAGGAGCTCTTGGGCCAAGCTATATTTGCTGGATGGGCTGATAGAGTTGCCAGACGCACAAGGGTATCTGCTTCAGAAGGAGACAGAAGAGTTAGTGCCACTCGCTATCAGGCTTGCATGGTTAAAGAACCAGTCTTTCTCCATCGATGGTCATCTGTCTCTAAGTCTGCCCCTGAGTTTTTGGTGTACAGTGAACTGCTACATACAAAACGACCATACATACATGGAGCAACTAGTGTGAAGTCGGATTGGCTTGTTAAGTATGCTGGGTCTTTGTGCAGTTTCTCTCCTCCCCTTACTGATCCTAGGCCTTATTATGATCCTGTGGCAGACCAAGTTTTCTGTTGGGTGATTCCAACTTTTGGCCCACATCTATGGCAGCTTCCACTCCATGGAGCTCCCATCAAGGATGACATTCATAGAGTGGCTGTAtttgctttttctttgcttGAAGGCCAAGTGTTACCATGCTTACGATCTGTTAGGAGGTTTATGGCAGCCTCACCTGGCAGCATTTTGAGGCCAGAAGCATCAGGACATCGAAGGGTTGGGAAtcttctaaataaattaaagaccAGGCTGAGAATTATTGACAGCTGTGCTGCACTAAGAGAGACCTGGAATGAGAATCCCAGAGACCTGCATGCGGAAATCCTGGACTGGTTTCAGGAGGGTTTTAGCGAtcaatttgaaaatctttggtTGCAAATGCTTCATGAGGTTTTTTTAGACCCCAAAGAACGTTTTCCCAATAggatgaagagaaagaaaagacagACATAA